Proteins from a genomic interval of Salvelinus alpinus chromosome 7, SLU_Salpinus.1, whole genome shotgun sequence:
- the LOC139581667 gene encoding large ribosomal subunit protein uL24 — protein MKLNPFVTSSRRKNRKRHFNAPSHIRRKIMSSPLSKELRQKYNARSMPIRKDDEVQVVRGHYKGQQIGKVVQVYRKKYVIYIERVQREKANGTTVHVGIHPSKVVITRLKLDKDRKKILERKAKSRADGKEKGKYKEETIEKMAE, from the exons ATGAAGCTGAATCCATTTGTGACATCCTCGCGGCGTAAGAACCGCAAGAGGCACTTCAATGCCCCCTCACACATCCGGAGGAAGATCATGTCCTCCCCCCTCTCCAAGGAGCTCCGTCAGAAGTACAATGCGAGGTCCATGCCCATCCGCAAGGACGACGAGGTCCAG GTTGTCCGTGGACACTACAAAGGCCAGCAGATTGGCAAGGTAGTGCAGGTCTACAGGAAGAAGTACGTCATCTACATTGAGCGCGTGCAGAGAGAGAAGGCCAACGGCACCACCGTGCACGTCGGCATCCACCCCAGCAAG gttGTGATCACCAGGCTAAAGCTGGACAAGGATCGCAAGAAGATCCTGGAGCGTAAGGCCAAGTCCCGCGCTGACGGAAAGGAGAAGGGCAAATACAAGGAGGAAACCATTGAGAAGATGGCAGAGTGA